A single region of the Clostridiales bacterium genome encodes:
- a CDS encoding bifunctional 4-hydroxy-3-methylbut-2-enyl diphosphate reductase/30S ribosomal protein S1 yields the protein MNIIVAEHSGFCFGVKKAVSIASETKAGQGRIFTYGPIIHNNIVVKELEQKGINVLPNIDELNEGDTVIIRSHGVSKKIIDMLNEKKVNIVDATCPYVDHIHKKVEEYFNNGYQIIIIGDKDHPEVQGINGWCDNSAIIISNLECVKDLKTYNKVCIVSQTTVNTAKWREIVSSLIGISKELVILNTICAAADQRQKSAAEIAQKCDAMIVLGGLNSSNTKKLAEICRQFCPKTFYIERINQLDTNNLKNINTLGITAGASTPDWIIKEAFEKMSEMIETGEEKVQGETEVKENNKSEDKDIGEDKDIRNEEKTDQGSIMSEYEKTFKRLSEGDIIKGKVIYVTDDEVTVDIGYKADGIIPKSELNIDEETSPKDILKSGDELDVYILKINDGEGNVLLSKRRVDAVKNMDYIGECFKGKVPVEGEIIQTVKGGVIAKVKGNSVFIPASQLDVKYVKDLSIFVGKTERLLIMTFEPAKNRIVASRRAIVEDELNKKRSAFLESIKPGDILKGRVDRLADFGAFIDLGCIDGLAHISELSWTRVKSPSDVVKVGDIVEVYVLSVDKEKERISLSLKRTLPQPWDIVKEKVHVGDVIEGKVVRIVPFGAFVEIQDGVDGLVHISQICDRRINRVEDVLKVNDIVKVKVMDINLESRKISLSIKEASEEENKGEQDEEAKTQNPEPAQIQTEKPEKDNLTIGEIVQNNANK from the coding sequence TTGAATATTATCGTAGCGGAACATTCCGGCTTTTGCTTCGGTGTCAAGAAAGCAGTATCGATAGCTTCCGAAACCAAGGCGGGACAGGGAAGGATATTTACTTACGGGCCGATAATACATAATAATATTGTAGTGAAGGAATTGGAACAGAAGGGCATCAATGTGCTGCCAAATATTGATGAGCTCAATGAGGGGGATACTGTAATCATAAGGTCCCATGGGGTTTCCAAAAAAATCATTGACATGCTTAATGAAAAAAAAGTCAATATAGTGGATGCTACATGCCCATATGTTGACCATATACATAAAAAGGTGGAAGAATACTTCAATAATGGATATCAAATAATAATAATAGGGGATAAAGATCATCCGGAGGTACAGGGTATTAATGGATGGTGTGACAATAGTGCAATTATTATAAGTAATCTGGAATGCGTAAAAGATTTAAAAACGTACAACAAGGTATGCATTGTATCGCAGACAACTGTAAACACGGCTAAGTGGAGGGAAATCGTATCATCGCTGATTGGCATATCAAAAGAACTGGTTATACTTAATACTATTTGTGCTGCTGCTGATCAAAGGCAGAAATCTGCTGCCGAGATTGCTCAAAAATGCGACGCCATGATAGTCCTTGGAGGTTTAAACAGTTCAAATACAAAAAAGTTAGCTGAGATTTGCAGGCAATTTTGTCCGAAAACTTTTTACATAGAGAGAATAAATCAATTAGATACCAATAATTTGAAAAATATAAATACGCTTGGTATAACAGCCGGAGCATCTACACCGGATTGGATAATAAAGGAGGCATTTGAAAAAATGAGTGAAATGATAGAAACAGGAGAAGAAAAAGTACAGGGGGAAACAGAAGTTAAAGAAAATAATAAAAGCGAGGATAAAGACATCGGAGAGGATAAAGACATCAGAAATGAAGAAAAAACCGATCAAGGGTCTATAATGTCTGAATATGAAAAGACTTTTAAAAGGCTTAGCGAGGGGGATATAATAAAAGGTAAGGTTATATACGTAACTGATGATGAAGTAACAGTTGACATTGGCTACAAAGCAGACGGAATAATTCCAAAAAGTGAATTGAATATAGATGAGGAAACTTCACCTAAGGATATATTAAAGTCCGGAGATGAATTGGACGTATATATTCTTAAAATAAATGATGGAGAAGGAAACGTACTTCTTTCGAAAAGAAGAGTCGATGCTGTAAAAAACATGGACTATATAGGAGAATGTTTCAAGGGCAAAGTACCTGTGGAAGGTGAAATAATCCAGACTGTCAAAGGCGGAGTCATAGCCAAGGTTAAGGGAAACAGCGTTTTTATTCCTGCATCGCAGCTTGATGTTAAATATGTAAAGGATTTATCCATATTTGTAGGGAAGACAGAGAGATTGCTTATAATGACTTTTGAACCTGCTAAAAACAGGATAGTCGCATCGAGAAGGGCCATAGTAGAGGATGAACTCAATAAAAAGAGAAGTGCTTTCCTGGAGAGCATAAAACCGGGAGACATATTAAAAGGCAGAGTGGACAGGTTGGCTGATTTCGGTGCATTTATCGACCTTGGCTGTATAGATGGGCTTGCTCATATATCGGAGCTGTCATGGACCAGGGTAAAAAGTCCATCCGATGTCGTAAAAGTAGGTGATATAGTTGAAGTTTATGTATTATCGGTGGATAAGGAAAAGGAAAGGATTTCTTTAAGCCTGAAGAGAACACTGCCGCAGCCGTGGGATATTGTAAAGGAAAAAGTACATGTAGGTGACGTAATAGAAGGCAAGGTAGTAAGGATTGTACCGTTCGGAGCATTTGTAGAGATACAGGATGGCGTAGATGGATTAGTGCACATTTCACAGATATGTGATAGGAGAATAAACAGGGTTGAGGATGTTCTAAAAGTGAATGATATAGTAAAAGTAAAGGTAATGGATATAAACCTTGAAAGTAGAAAAATAAGCTTGAGTATTAAAGAGGCTTCAGAGGAAGAGAATAAGGGTGAGCAGGACGAAGAGGCAAAAACTCAAAATCCAGAGCCGGCTCAGATTCAAACAGAGAAACCTGAGAAAGATAATCTGACCATAGGGGAAATTGTGCAAAATAACGCAAATAAATAG